One stretch of Thermococcus sp. 21S9 DNA includes these proteins:
- a CDS encoding AbrB/MazE/SpoVT family DNA-binding domain-containing protein, producing MVGKVGITKVDSRGRVVIPKDVRRKLNIKPGEEFLVTEIDGDTIVLRRFNVKKMLEKLVKNSRGMDLEELEAETEEEGNRVAKELYGL from the coding sequence ATGGTGGGAAAAGTGGGAATAACGAAGGTTGACTCCCGGGGCAGGGTTGTAATCCCGAAGGACGTCAGGAGAAAGCTCAACATCAAGCCCGGCGAGGAGTTCCTCGTTACGGAGATAGACGGCGATACGATAGTCCTGAGGCGCTTCAACGTCAAGAAAATGCTCGAAAAGCTCGTCAAGAACTCAAGGGGAATGGATTTAGAGGAACTTGAAGCTGAAACCGAGGAAGAGGGGAACAGGGTTGCGAAGGAACTCTACGGACTCTAA
- a CDS encoding M42 family metallopeptidase translates to MLAEELREITRIPGISGYEEKVREKIAEWLEPYADYTVDTIGNLIVELGEGELKGIFMAHMDEIGLLITGIRPDGKLTFRKVGGIDDRLLYGRHLDVVTENGKLDGIIGALPVHLNLERKFDTVPWNKLVIDIGAESREEAERLGVKVLDYAVFKKHFAVLNDRYVSTRSLDDRFGVVALIEAIKDLVDHDLDGRWIFAFTVQEEIGLKGAKFLAERYSPKYAFAVDSFACCAELTGDVRLGGGAVIRAVDNSAIYTRRLARRVAEIASRNGIPLQVGVTGGGTDASAFQHKSEVLALSVPMKYLHSEVETLHLGDLEALIKLIEAIALEM, encoded by the coding sequence ATGCTTGCTGAGGAATTGAGGGAGATAACTCGGATTCCTGGAATTTCAGGCTACGAGGAGAAGGTAAGGGAGAAAATCGCGGAGTGGCTTGAACCCTACGCCGACTACACCGTTGATACAATCGGCAACCTCATCGTCGAACTCGGCGAAGGTGAACTGAAAGGCATTTTCATGGCCCACATGGACGAGATAGGGCTTCTGATTACCGGGATAAGGCCCGACGGAAAGCTCACCTTCAGAAAGGTCGGAGGGATAGACGACAGACTGCTCTACGGCAGGCACCTCGACGTTGTAACCGAGAACGGAAAGCTCGACGGCATTATTGGAGCACTTCCGGTTCATCTCAACCTTGAGAGGAAGTTCGACACGGTTCCCTGGAACAAGCTCGTCATAGACATCGGGGCCGAAAGCAGGGAAGAGGCGGAGAGACTCGGCGTTAAAGTTCTCGACTATGCTGTCTTCAAGAAGCACTTCGCGGTTCTCAACGACCGCTACGTCTCAACCCGCTCCCTCGACGACCGCTTCGGGGTTGTGGCACTGATTGAGGCGATAAAGGACCTGGTCGACCACGACCTCGACGGCAGGTGGATTTTCGCCTTCACCGTTCAGGAGGAGATTGGACTTAAGGGGGCCAAATTCCTTGCGGAGCGCTATTCGCCGAAGTACGCCTTCGCGGTGGATTCCTTCGCCTGCTGTGCGGAGCTTACAGGCGACGTCCGCTTAGGCGGGGGCGCGGTGATAAGAGCAGTGGACAACTCGGCCATCTACACGAGAAGATTGGCGAGGAGAGTAGCTGAGATAGCCTCACGCAACGGGATTCCCCTCCAGGTAGGAGTTACGGGCGGTGGAACCGATGCCTCGGCCTTCCAGCACAAGAGCGAGGTTTTAGCGCTGAGCGTCCCGATGAAGTACCTCCACAGTGAGGTCGAGACGCTCCATCTCGGCGACCTTGAGGCCCTGATAAAGCTGATTGAGGCGATAGCGCTGGAAATGTAA
- a CDS encoding 2-hydroxyacid dehydrogenase → MRPKVAVLFKMKSKPLEELKKWADVDVILYPSVEELKDVIGKYDGLIVSPLNPVPGEVLEHADRLKVISCHSAGYDHVDIETATRKGIYVTKVAGVLSEAVAEFAVGLTVALLRKIAYADRFIRSGKWDSHRTVWSGFKGIETVYGKTVGILGMGAIGKAIARRMKAMGTEILYWSRSRKPDIEGEVGARYLPLDDVLRESDIVILALPATKETYHIINEERLKLLEGKYLVNIGRGTLVDEKALVKALKAGKLKGYASDVFENEPVQEHELFDYEWETVLTPHYAGLSKEAMEDMGFQAVRNLLAVLRGEVPETLVNREVLKVRPPEEVKML, encoded by the coding sequence ATGAGGCCGAAGGTGGCCGTCCTCTTCAAGATGAAGAGCAAACCCCTTGAGGAACTCAAGAAATGGGCGGACGTTGACGTTATCCTCTACCCGAGCGTTGAGGAGCTTAAAGATGTCATCGGGAAGTACGACGGGCTGATAGTTTCCCCCCTCAACCCGGTCCCCGGCGAGGTCCTCGAACATGCAGACAGGCTGAAGGTTATAAGCTGTCACTCGGCCGGCTACGACCACGTTGACATCGAGACTGCAACCAGGAAGGGAATCTACGTCACCAAAGTGGCCGGCGTCCTCAGCGAGGCGGTAGCGGAGTTCGCCGTCGGCTTAACGGTAGCGCTTCTGAGAAAAATAGCCTACGCCGACAGGTTCATTCGCTCTGGAAAGTGGGACTCCCACAGGACGGTCTGGAGCGGTTTCAAGGGCATCGAGACGGTTTACGGCAAAACCGTTGGAATCCTTGGTATGGGGGCGATAGGAAAGGCCATAGCGCGGAGAATGAAGGCGATGGGGACGGAGATACTCTACTGGTCGCGCTCGCGGAAGCCGGATATCGAGGGGGAAGTTGGCGCGAGGTACCTTCCCCTTGACGACGTGCTGAGGGAGAGTGACATTGTAATCCTCGCCCTTCCAGCGACGAAGGAAACCTACCACATCATCAACGAAGAGCGGTTGAAGCTCCTTGAGGGCAAGTATTTAGTCAACATCGGGCGCGGAACCCTTGTAGATGAAAAGGCCCTCGTTAAAGCCCTCAAAGCGGGGAAGCTGAAGGGCTACGCGAGCGACGTCTTCGAGAACGAGCCGGTTCAGGAGCACGAGCTTTTCGACTACGAGTGGGAGACGGTTTTAACGCCCCACTACGCCGGCCTCTCGAAGGAGGCTATGGAGGACATGGGCTTTCAGGCGGTTAGAAACCTCTTAGCAGTTCTGCGTGGGGAAGTTCCTGAAACGCTCGTCAACAGGGAAGTCCTGAAGGTTCGCCCTCCGGAAGAGGTAAAGATGCTCTGA
- the proS gene encoding proline--tRNA ligase, with translation MGKVKREKWSNEFSEWYNELLETAGIIDKRYPVKGMNVWLPYGLKIMRNIEAFIRAEMDRTGHEEVLFPALIPETEFQKEAEHIKGFEDEVYWVTHAGLDPLDVRLILRPTSETAMYSMFSLWIRSHADLPFKVYQIVNVYRYETKHTRPLIRVREISRFFEAHTAHTDFEDAERQIKEDLEIFDRLAKFLALPYIISKRPDWDKFPGAFYSLGAEIMMPDGRTLQIGTMHNYKQNFAKAYNIQYETENGDHEYVHQTTFGMSERLLAAVIAVHGDDSGMVLPPTIAPIQVVIVPIPKKDASVDVFAYAREIAEELRKAGFRVHVDERDIRPGRKYYDWELKGVPLRIEVGPRDVEGRKAVLARRDTFEKVTVERDNIVEEVEKTLDSIHENLYNRAKEFLESHIKRVDTIEEAKAVFEDRRGIVEIPWCGDEECGLKMEEDLDAKMLGTPYPEEKAREGIEGKKCPVCGREAKFVARFARTY, from the coding sequence ATGGGGAAGGTAAAGCGTGAGAAGTGGAGCAACGAGTTCAGCGAGTGGTACAACGAGCTCCTCGAAACGGCGGGAATTATCGACAAGCGCTACCCGGTCAAGGGAATGAACGTCTGGCTTCCGTACGGGCTGAAAATCATGCGCAACATCGAGGCCTTCATAAGGGCCGAGATGGACAGGACCGGCCACGAGGAAGTTCTGTTCCCGGCGCTCATCCCTGAAACCGAGTTCCAGAAGGAGGCCGAACATATAAAGGGCTTTGAGGACGAGGTTTACTGGGTAACGCATGCAGGCCTTGACCCCCTCGACGTCAGGCTCATTCTGAGGCCCACGAGCGAAACTGCCATGTACTCAATGTTCTCCCTCTGGATTCGCTCCCACGCGGATTTGCCCTTCAAGGTATACCAGATAGTCAACGTCTACCGCTACGAAACCAAACACACGAGGCCCCTCATTCGCGTTAGGGAAATCAGCAGGTTCTTCGAGGCCCACACGGCTCATACCGACTTCGAAGATGCCGAGAGGCAGATAAAGGAGGACCTCGAGATATTCGACCGCCTCGCGAAGTTCCTCGCCCTGCCCTACATAATCTCCAAGAGACCCGATTGGGACAAGTTCCCCGGTGCCTTCTACTCGCTCGGGGCCGAGATAATGATGCCCGACGGGAGGACGCTCCAGATAGGCACGATGCACAACTACAAGCAGAACTTCGCCAAAGCCTACAACATCCAGTACGAGACCGAGAATGGCGACCACGAGTACGTCCACCAGACGACCTTTGGAATGAGCGAGCGCCTTTTAGCAGCTGTAATAGCGGTTCACGGCGACGACAGCGGAATGGTTCTCCCGCCGACGATAGCGCCGATTCAGGTCGTTATCGTGCCCATTCCGAAGAAAGATGCGAGCGTTGACGTCTTCGCCTACGCGAGGGAGATAGCCGAGGAGCTGAGGAAAGCGGGCTTCAGGGTGCATGTGGACGAGCGCGACATAAGGCCTGGAAGGAAGTACTACGACTGGGAGCTGAAGGGCGTTCCCCTGAGAATAGAGGTCGGCCCGAGGGACGTCGAGGGAAGGAAAGCCGTCCTCGCGAGGCGCGACACCTTCGAGAAGGTAACCGTCGAGCGCGATAACATAGTCGAGGAAGTAGAGAAGACCCTCGATTCGATCCACGAGAACCTCTACAACCGCGCCAAGGAGTTCCTCGAGAGCCACATCAAACGCGTTGATACGATTGAGGAAGCCAAGGCCGTCTTCGAGGACAGGCGCGGAATAGTCGAGATTCCATGGTGCGGTGACGAGGAGTGCGGGCTTAAAATGGAAGAGGACCTCGACGCGAAGATGCTCGGAACGCCCTACCCGGAGGAGAAAGCCAGAGAGGGCATCGAAGGCAAGAAGTGCCCGGTCTGCGGTAGGGAAGCGAAGTTCGTGGCGAGGTTTGCGAGAACCTACTGA
- a CDS encoding ATP-binding protein — MSRRFIDREREIGLLERRLESGSAEFVVIYGRRRVGKTALITEFLRRHGGIYILARETSELENLRRFSERIASYFRDDVLLKNPFRNWDALFEYLYQKSRKERLIVAIDEFPYLVLSNKALPSILQDYWDTKFSEGKLYLIISGSSVSMMEGLLGYKSPLYGRRTGQLRVKPLDFFSAREFLPRFSMEDFVRVYSILGGTPAYLLEFDDGLSVEENLTENYFRQDSLLYGDAEFVLREELERPRLYFAVLEAIARGRTTLGEIMNETGLERGTVGKYLSVLINLGIVRREVPVTESKKSRKGRYYIDDPYFSFWFRYVHPNADLIETGNGDMLTRLVMKDLDEHVGRIFEEVARQFLLKIKEKLPLKPTRVGRWWRKGEEIDLVAMDEVEKKVLLIEVKWRDLSERDARKVFDGLDRKSKLMGLAGWEFHFGIIARSVESKEELRKLGFVWDLRDMEVLK; from the coding sequence TTGTCTCGCAGGTTCATAGACAGGGAACGGGAAATCGGGCTCCTTGAGAGGAGACTTGAGAGCGGGAGTGCTGAGTTCGTGGTAATCTACGGAAGGAGAAGGGTCGGGAAGACTGCCCTAATAACGGAGTTTTTGAGGAGACACGGAGGTATATACATCCTCGCGAGGGAAACGAGCGAGCTTGAGAACCTCAGGCGGTTCTCGGAGAGGATTGCCTCTTACTTCAGGGACGACGTCCTTCTCAAAAATCCATTCCGCAACTGGGATGCCCTATTTGAGTACCTCTATCAAAAAAGCAGGAAAGAAAGGCTAATCGTGGCAATAGACGAGTTCCCATACCTCGTTCTTTCGAACAAAGCCCTGCCCTCAATTCTTCAGGACTACTGGGATACCAAGTTCTCGGAGGGAAAGCTTTACCTTATAATAAGCGGCTCAAGCGTTTCGATGATGGAAGGCCTTTTAGGATACAAGAGCCCGCTTTACGGCAGGAGAACCGGCCAGCTGAGGGTAAAGCCCCTCGACTTCTTCAGCGCGAGGGAATTTCTCCCCCGTTTTTCGATGGAGGACTTCGTTAGAGTCTATTCAATCCTCGGGGGAACCCCCGCCTATCTTCTTGAGTTCGACGATGGGCTCAGCGTTGAGGAGAACCTCACCGAGAACTACTTCAGACAGGACAGTCTCCTCTACGGCGACGCCGAGTTCGTCCTTAGGGAAGAGCTTGAGAGGCCAAGGCTCTACTTCGCCGTTCTTGAGGCAATTGCGAGGGGAAGAACGACCCTCGGCGAGATAATGAACGAGACCGGCCTCGAGAGGGGAACGGTTGGGAAGTACCTGTCAGTTCTGATTAACCTCGGAATCGTGAGACGGGAAGTTCCGGTAACGGAGAGCAAAAAGAGCAGAAAGGGACGGTACTACATTGACGACCCCTACTTTTCGTTCTGGTTTAGGTACGTTCATCCCAACGCCGATTTAATCGAGACCGGAAACGGCGACATGCTCACGAGGCTCGTTATGAAGGATTTGGACGAACACGTCGGGAGGATTTTTGAAGAGGTTGCCAGACAGTTTCTGCTGAAAATTAAGGAGAAACTCCCTCTGAAACCGACGAGGGTTGGACGGTGGTGGCGGAAGGGCGAGGAGATTGACCTCGTTGCGATGGATGAGGTTGAGAAGAAGGTCCTCCTGATAGAGGTTAAATGGAGAGACCTGAGTGAGAGGGACGCCAGAAAGGTCTTTGATGGGCTCGATAGGAAGTCAAAGCTTATGGGCCTGGCCGGATGGGAGTTCCACTTCGGGATAATCGCCAGAAGCGTGGAATCCAAAGAAGAGCTGAGGAAACTCGGCTTCGTGTGGGACCTTAGGGATATGGAGGTGTTAAAATGA
- a CDS encoding carbamoyltransferase, with amino-acid sequence MILGVHDGHDAGAVLIDGEKIFAVNEERLNRVKKYRGFPELSIKAVLEMAGASPEDVEVIAVAGIFRKGKRLLELEKRLEAIFGPEFKRKVLFVEHHLAHSASAYYTSGWREALAVSIDAAGDGLSSSIYVARDGEMIRIAQSTYIDSLGDFYASVTELLGFKPMRHEGKVMSLASYGRPAYDLSAIIELNGLTFENHLKVIGVEATKKLAEFFGYPLSKAKEIANQMKRGKLDGELQRKAIEIAASAQRHLEKLLEELGVKLSLKDLPLAYAGGVAQNVKANAVLRRIFGDNNLWVFPAMDDGGLAFGSAIFVRAQLERLDGKWKPFKLEHVYLGPSYGRAYVEEFLRKEGLEFEEVNEKFIADVLSEGKLVGFFQEAMEFGPRALGNRSILANPSDEKVKERLNLALKRDVFQPFAPSLLWEKAEEYLEDLEGKPNEFMTMSYTASEEFRKLAPAVIHVDGTTRPQAVRKEVNPSYYGIIKAFERRTGIGAVLNTSFNMHGEPIVCSPEDALRTFRKAGLDVLVMEGLAVWR; translated from the coding sequence ATGATTCTCGGAGTCCACGACGGCCACGACGCCGGGGCTGTTCTGATAGACGGCGAGAAGATTTTCGCGGTGAACGAGGAGCGCCTAAACCGGGTCAAGAAGTACAGGGGCTTTCCCGAGCTGAGCATCAAGGCCGTTCTTGAGATGGCCGGAGCAAGCCCGGAGGACGTTGAGGTAATAGCCGTCGCCGGGATTTTCAGGAAGGGGAAGAGGCTCTTAGAGCTCGAAAAAAGGTTGGAGGCCATCTTCGGCCCGGAGTTCAAGAGAAAGGTCCTCTTCGTCGAGCACCATCTCGCTCACTCCGCTTCTGCTTACTACACCTCGGGCTGGCGCGAGGCCTTAGCGGTTAGCATAGACGCCGCTGGGGACGGTCTAAGCTCCTCGATTTACGTGGCGAGAGACGGCGAGATGATTAGGATAGCGCAGAGCACTTACATTGACTCCCTTGGCGACTTCTACGCCTCGGTTACGGAGCTTTTAGGATTCAAGCCGATGCGCCACGAGGGAAAGGTGATGAGCCTCGCCTCCTACGGACGGCCGGCCTATGATTTGAGCGCGATTATCGAGCTGAACGGACTGACCTTTGAAAACCACCTCAAGGTCATCGGCGTTGAGGCAACCAAAAAGCTGGCCGAGTTCTTCGGCTATCCGCTCTCAAAGGCGAAAGAAATTGCCAACCAGATGAAGCGCGGGAAGCTCGACGGCGAGCTCCAGAGGAAGGCCATCGAGATAGCGGCGAGCGCTCAGAGACACCTTGAAAAGCTCCTCGAGGAGCTCGGCGTTAAGCTGAGTTTGAAGGACCTTCCTTTAGCCTACGCCGGTGGTGTGGCTCAGAACGTCAAGGCCAACGCAGTCCTTAGGAGAATCTTCGGGGACAATAACCTGTGGGTCTTCCCCGCGATGGACGACGGCGGATTAGCTTTCGGCTCCGCGATATTCGTCAGGGCCCAGCTCGAGAGGCTCGACGGAAAATGGAAGCCCTTCAAGCTCGAGCACGTCTACCTCGGCCCGTCCTACGGGAGGGCTTACGTTGAGGAGTTCCTGAGGAAGGAGGGGCTCGAGTTTGAGGAAGTCAACGAAAAGTTCATTGCCGACGTCCTGAGTGAGGGGAAGCTCGTCGGCTTCTTCCAGGAGGCGATGGAGTTCGGACCGAGGGCCCTTGGCAACCGCTCGATTCTGGCGAATCCTTCCGACGAAAAGGTTAAGGAGAGGCTCAACTTAGCCCTCAAAAGGGACGTCTTCCAGCCCTTCGCACCATCTCTGCTCTGGGAGAAGGCCGAGGAATACCTTGAAGACCTTGAAGGGAAGCCGAACGAGTTCATGACGATGAGCTACACCGCGAGCGAAGAGTTCCGGAAGCTTGCTCCAGCTGTTATTCACGTGGACGGCACGACGAGGCCTCAAGCAGTGAGGAAAGAGGTGAATCCGAGCTACTACGGAATCATCAAAGCATTCGAGAGGAGAACCGGCATCGGAGCAGTGCTGAACACGAGCTTCAACATGCACGGTGAACCCATAGTGTGCTCACCGGAGGACGCGCTGAGGACGTTTAGAAAGGCCGGACTGGACGTCCTGGTCATGGAGGGCTTGGCCGTCTGGAGGTAG
- a CDS encoding COG2426 family protein: MNSFLEVFLLSLVPTFEGRYAIVYGIGRGYPLWETLLSASLGVLTLSLLLPALLPYIDRIMLWLEKTPLRKVAHLYLYYVERVRKKAHPYVERWGFIGLTIFVAIPLPGTGIWTGALAAYLLGIEKKQTVPALILGGLLSMAITVLPALGIFS; the protein is encoded by the coding sequence TTGAATAGCTTCCTTGAGGTCTTCCTGCTCTCCCTTGTGCCGACCTTTGAAGGAAGATATGCGATAGTCTACGGCATCGGACGGGGGTATCCACTCTGGGAGACGCTTTTGAGCGCTTCCCTTGGTGTGCTCACCCTTTCGCTCCTCCTGCCTGCACTGCTCCCCTACATAGACCGGATAATGCTCTGGCTCGAAAAAACGCCCCTCAGAAAGGTGGCACACCTCTACCTCTACTACGTCGAACGCGTTCGAAAAAAGGCACACCCCTACGTGGAGAGGTGGGGCTTTATAGGCCTCACGATTTTCGTTGCCATTCCCCTGCCTGGGACGGGAATATGGACCGGGGCTTTGGCGGCTTACCTCCTCGGAATCGAGAAAAAGCAGACGGTTCCAGCTCTAATCCTCGGCGGGCTCTTGAGCATGGCGATAACGGTCCTACCTGCCCTTGGCATCTTTAGCTGA
- a CDS encoding phosphatase PAP2 family protein has protein sequence MPSESLKNWKFLLNTALLALLLILQLTGLMAGINSRVDALLPSPNPGLMNALTAFGSDLFLVPFAIAVIYLDVRNSGKLSRETLVFLVSAFVGLVIVGVLKVAINEPRPRNHGGFSFPSGHTYRGAIIAVYASNRWKRATPLAVLFAVGVAMTRLLLHVHWFGDVLFSLLLAPWVYSIVKATQDSWLPLYRRVISRLGLGVLDVE, from the coding sequence ATGCCCAGCGAATCCCTCAAGAACTGGAAGTTCCTGCTGAACACGGCGTTGCTGGCGCTCCTCCTTATCCTCCAGCTCACGGGTTTAATGGCCGGCATAAACTCCCGGGTTGACGCGCTCCTTCCATCACCGAACCCGGGCCTGATGAACGCCCTGACGGCCTTCGGAAGCGACCTGTTCCTCGTTCCCTTTGCAATCGCTGTTATCTACCTTGACGTCAGGAACTCGGGAAAGCTCTCGAGGGAGACGCTCGTTTTCCTCGTCTCGGCCTTTGTCGGCCTCGTCATAGTCGGTGTTCTCAAGGTCGCAATCAACGAGCCGAGGCCCCGCAACCACGGGGGCTTCTCCTTTCCATCGGGCCACACCTACAGAGGCGCAATAATCGCGGTCTACGCCTCGAACCGCTGGAAGAGGGCAACTCCCCTGGCGGTTCTCTTCGCGGTCGGAGTTGCGATGACGCGGTTGCTCCTTCACGTCCACTGGTTCGGCGACGTCCTCTTCAGCCTGCTCCTCGCTCCCTGGGTCTACAGCATCGTCAAGGCCACCCAGGACTCGTGGCTTCCGCTCTACAGGCGGGTAATCTCAAGGCTCGGCCTGGGGGTGCTCGACGTTGAATAG
- a CDS encoding ASCH domain-containing protein — protein sequence MRKKSVQIRKFMLIDSAYKSRILRGDKVTTIRYGSYEAKPGSEVYLVITPSDTAIAKVRITKVERKKVRELTNEDAKLDGFSDVKELLRELNKIYGDLYGDDEVTVIGFEVVKTFKDGIPLKWLKGLNYREPEEIARLYLENQDRLNFNRETDFIMRRIYNEGLGKAVRTFGPKRVRNALLKVYHGLYNEGLI from the coding sequence ATGAGGAAAAAGAGCGTTCAGATTCGGAAGTTCATGCTGATTGACTCCGCCTACAAGTCGAGAATCCTGCGGGGAGACAAGGTTACAACCATACGCTACGGTAGCTACGAGGCGAAGCCCGGGAGCGAGGTTTACCTCGTGATAACGCCGAGCGACACTGCCATAGCGAAGGTCAGAATCACGAAGGTCGAGCGGAAGAAGGTTAGGGAACTCACCAACGAAGATGCCAAGCTCGACGGCTTCTCGGACGTTAAGGAACTCCTTCGAGAGCTGAACAAAATCTATGGAGACCTCTACGGAGACGACGAGGTCACGGTAATAGGCTTCGAGGTCGTCAAGACCTTCAAGGACGGAATCCCACTCAAGTGGCTCAAGGGACTCAACTACCGAGAGCCGGAGGAGATAGCGCGCCTCTACCTCGAAAACCAGGACAGGCTCAACTTCAACCGCGAAACGGACTTCATAATGCGCAGGATTTACAACGAAGGCCTTGGAAAGGCTGTCAGAACCTTCGGGCCGAAGAGAGTTCGAAATGCTCTCCTCAAGGTTTACCACGGCCTCTACAACGAGGGACTGATTTAG
- a CDS encoding TIGR02253 family HAD-type hydrolase gives MIRAVLFDLDDTIVDTTRLAEMARRNAIENMIRHGLPVDFETAYNELLELIAEYGSNFNRHFDYLLRRLELPNNPKWIASGVIAYHNTKFAYLKSVRGARKVLLELKKDGYILAIITDGDPIKQWEKILRLELDEFFDDVFISDYLGVKKPHPKIFKRALKKLGVKPEEAIMVGDRLYSDIYGAKQVGMRTVWFRYGKYRDRELDYLDYADFTIESLEEVPKIVRGLNNEEKERSDSEVHAD, from the coding sequence ATGATTAGGGCCGTCCTGTTTGACCTTGACGACACGATTGTTGACACCACCCGCTTGGCAGAGATGGCGCGTCGAAACGCGATAGAGAATATGATACGCCACGGTCTTCCCGTTGACTTCGAGACCGCCTACAATGAGCTCCTTGAACTGATAGCGGAGTACGGAAGCAACTTCAATAGGCACTTTGACTACCTCCTCAGGCGCCTCGAACTTCCCAACAACCCCAAGTGGATTGCCTCCGGCGTTATAGCCTACCACAACACGAAGTTCGCCTACCTGAAGAGCGTCCGGGGCGCAAGGAAGGTCCTCCTCGAGCTCAAGAAGGACGGTTACATCCTCGCGATAATCACCGACGGCGACCCGATAAAGCAGTGGGAGAAGATACTCCGCCTCGAGCTGGACGAGTTCTTTGACGACGTCTTCATCTCCGATTACCTCGGCGTCAAGAAGCCCCATCCGAAGATTTTTAAGCGGGCCCTCAAGAAGCTCGGTGTTAAACCGGAAGAGGCCATAATGGTCGGCGACAGGCTCTACTCCGACATCTACGGGGCCAAGCAGGTGGGGATGAGGACCGTCTGGTTCAGGTATGGAAAATACCGCGACCGGGAGCTCGACTACCTCGACTACGCCGACTTCACGATTGAGAGCCTTGAAGAGGTTCCGAAGATTGTGAGGGGACTAAACAATGAGGAAAAAGAGCGTTCAGATTCGGAAGTTCATGCTGATTGA
- a CDS encoding DUF3783 domain-containing protein, whose translation MKLLLVGFTEDEIERIAELGYPVLPVPEHFRKLTPAEILERTTEGGKLDWAGGKFLIMHGLDNEGIKRVINEVRKLAEGRVIFATTTETNLKWTLEELLDELRREDEYFRAMREAKKQVKGKKGIFLDIGNVK comes from the coding sequence ATGAAGTTGCTCCTGGTGGGTTTTACCGAGGATGAAATTGAGAGGATTGCAGAGCTCGGTTACCCGGTTCTGCCGGTTCCCGAGCACTTCAGAAAGCTCACCCCGGCGGAGATACTCGAGAGGACAACGGAGGGCGGAAAGCTCGACTGGGCCGGAGGAAAGTTCCTGATTATGCACGGTCTGGACAACGAGGGCATCAAGAGGGTTATAAATGAGGTCAGGAAGCTGGCCGAAGGAAGGGTAATCTTTGCGACGACGACCGAGACGAACCTTAAATGGACGCTGGAGGAGCTCCTTGATGAGCTGAGACGGGAAGATGAGTACTTCAGGGCCATGAGGGAGGCGAAAAAACAGGTCAAAGGGAAGAAAGGAATTTTCCTCGACATCGGCAACGTTAAATAG
- the cobB gene encoding NAD-dependent protein deacetylase, which translates to MLSHAAKILARSRFAIAFTGAGISAESGVPTFRGFNGLWKRYRPEELATPEAFKRDPHLVWEFYRWRMRRILDAKPNPAHYALAELERMGILRAVITQNVDDLHREAGTRNLIELHGNIFRVRCTSCDYRENLKERGRVYEFVDSTDLPKCPRCGSLLRPDVVWFGEALPRDALEEAFRLAEKADTVIVIGTSGVVYPAAYIPYIVKERGGRVIEVNVERSGITPIADVFLRGKAGEVLPKLVELVRGLK; encoded by the coding sequence ATGCTGAGCCACGCCGCTAAAATTCTGGCGAGGTCGCGCTTTGCGATAGCCTTTACCGGTGCAGGAATCAGCGCTGAGAGTGGTGTGCCAACGTTCAGGGGTTTCAACGGCCTGTGGAAACGCTACCGGCCGGAGGAGCTCGCAACGCCAGAGGCCTTCAAGCGGGACCCCCACCTCGTCTGGGAATTCTACCGGTGGAGGATGCGCAGGATTCTGGATGCGAAGCCGAACCCCGCTCATTACGCCCTTGCGGAGCTCGAACGGATGGGAATCCTCAGGGCGGTGATAACCCAGAACGTTGACGATTTGCACCGCGAGGCGGGGACAAGGAACCTGATAGAGCTCCACGGAAACATCTTTCGGGTTCGCTGTACCTCCTGCGATTACAGGGAGAACCTGAAGGAAAGAGGTCGGGTCTATGAGTTCGTGGACTCAACGGATCTCCCGAAGTGCCCCCGCTGTGGTTCTCTCCTCAGACCCGACGTGGTCTGGTTCGGAGAGGCCCTGCCGAGGGATGCCTTAGAAGAGGCCTTTCGACTGGCGGAGAAGGCAGATACTGTCATCGTCATCGGGACGAGCGGAGTTGTTTATCCCGCCGCTTACATACCATACATCGTCAAGGAGAGGGGCGGAAGGGTTATAGAGGTGAACGTCGAGAGGAGTGGAATAACGCCGATAGCGGACGTCTTCCTGCGCGGGAAGGCAGGCGAAGTACTTCCAAAGCTCGTTGAGCTCGTGAGGGGATTGAAATGA